Within Vicia villosa cultivar HV-30 ecotype Madison, WI linkage group LG1, Vvil1.0, whole genome shotgun sequence, the genomic segment ACTTATTTGTATGgatatattgatattgatatatacATGAAAATCTTAGAAGGTTTTAAAATGCGCGAGACATCAAAACCTAGAGAAATACGTGCAATTAAGTTGCAAAGATTATTGTATGAGTTAAAATAATCCGGACGTATGTGGTATAATAGGCTAAATCAATATTTGCAATTAAAGAAGGCTATGACAATAATCCTATTTGCCCTTGTgttttataagaaaaacaatatctaatattttaataattgctgtctatgttgatgatttaagGAAGGAAGAGATTACTTAAggaaagaatttgaaatgaaaaaTTTGGGAAAAATCAAGTTCTGTCTTGGTTTACAAATTGAGTATACTAAAAATGGTATATTGATACACCAATCAAATTATACAAAAGAATATTGAAAAGGTTTAACATGGATAAAGCAAACCCTTTGAGTACTTCAATGATGGGTGAAACACTTAATGTTGAAAGTGATCCATTTAGATTTAAGGAAGGTAATGAAGAAGATCTTGGCTCTAAAGTACCATACATAGTGTCATTGGAGACCTTGCTAACTATACAAGACCTGATATAACTTTTGTAGTGAATTTACTAGCAAGATTCGGTTCATGTACTGCAAAAAGACATTAGAAAGGAATAAAGCATATATTTCAATATCTCTGAGGTACATTTGACCTTGATTTGTTTTAttctaacaatacaaaaccaatttTGTTTGGTTATACAGATGCAGGATATTTTTTAGATCCACATAATGCTAAATCACATAATAGATATATATTTACACATGCTAACACTACAATATCATGTAGATCTCAAAAGCAAATACTTGtagcaacttcttcaaaatcATGCTGACGTAATTATCATTCATGAAGCAAACAAATAATGTAGATGATTACAATTAGTAACTCAACATATCCAAGGAAAGTCTGGTTTACCAATCGATAATAATCAAACAATTTTGTATGAAGACAATGCTGCATGTGTTACCTAGATGAAAGAAGGTTACATCAAAAGTGATAGAACCAAGCATATTCCTTTGAAGTTCTTCTCATTCATACAAGAACTTGAAAGAAACAAAGAGGTTGATATTCAATATATTAGTTCGAGTGATACTCTGACGGATCTCTTCACAAAGGCACTCCATCTGTTTTTGAAAAGCACATACATAATATTGAAATGCGTCACCTTCGAGATCTTTAAAAAAGAactatatgtgttttattgaggGGGAACCACTCTTTTTTTCTTATTAAGATTTTTAtcccaatttttttttcttaatagAATTTTTAACGAAACAACGTATATTTTCATAAGATTTTCTTTAACAAAATTTCAAGGGAGAGTATTAtaagaaaattatttattattatggcttaaatgcacttttgaccccctatttttattttaatgaactTTTGATCCCCCATTTTCAAAATTCCTTATTTTGATCCCCAAACATTCAATTTTTTGGCAATTTTAGAGCCCCtctccaaaaatgcatatgtggcAGTGGGAATTGCTGAGTTGGCTAAAATTACATATGCCACGTAAtttcattaatttaatttataattttaaatacaaaatataatcatttatttaatttataattttaaatacaaaACAATTTCTGAACaaactaaataatattaattctttttttataaatCAGAAACTTGTCCACCTTTCTTCATCTTGTTCGTGAAATCCTTGACCTAAGATCTTCATTTTCCAGCATACCATATCTTGTACCCCTAAACATATTCCTTTTCGTTTTCGTTTTTATAAAACCCAAACGTATTCCTTTTCGTTTTCCAGCCATGTCCATGTCTCATTATTCTGAAGCAAGTAGTCGAACAAAATCCCCTTCCGTCCATGGCGAATGTAGGTGTGGTCTTGATGCACCTTTAATGACTTCTTGGACTGATTCTAACCCAGGACGTCGTTTTTACGGTTGTGGGATGTACAAGGTAAGCATCTCCTATTCTGTAATTTTTAGTTGTGAGAATAACCCTAAATTCCATCCTAAATTGCATCTGTAAATTTCTGTAGATTCAGGGGTACAAGAGATGTAATCATTTTGTTTGGTATGATGAAGAGCTGGGCCCTAGAGCAAAAGAGATGATTTCAACATTGAAACAGAAACTGAAAATTGCAAATCTCAAAATTGATGCAGCCAAGATCCAAGAAGATGAAATGAGCAAGAAGATCAGGAATTTGAACATGAGGATAATGTATTTGAAGCTTTCGATTGCATCCATTGTCGTGTTAGTAGTGGAATTAGTGTTAGGATTTGTAATGAACTAGTTTGATGTTAAATGAGACAAGTTTGATGTATCAGTATCAGTCTCAATTTCCAATTGTAACACTTTTGATTAATTATGAGACAAGTTGTACTATTATGGTTATCAATGAGATCAGTTTGTTGCACAATTTGTATCACTGTTTTTAGCTCCAGGGGAAAAACATGCTTTTTGACAGTTTTGCACTAaacttccaccagtggaagttaCCTTTAAAACCTGCTGAAAATGCTTTTTGACAGTTTTTGCACTAAACCTCCACCAGTGGAAGTTACCTTCAAAATATGCTAAAATTCCTTTTTGACAGTTTTTGCACTAATCTTCCACCAGTGCAAGTTACCTTCAAAATATGTTAAAAATGCTTTTTGACAGTTTTTGCACtaatcttccaccagtggaagttaCCTTCAAAATATGTTAAAAATGCTTTTTGACCCTAATTTTATatacatgttttattttcattttgtttttgtttttgcaggtataaaCATGTTAAGGATGGAGGAATTGCTCATGACAATAAGATATTTTTCTACTTGTTCATTACAATAGATAACCAAACTAGATAACCAAAATATACTTGTTCATTACAATAGATGACCACACTAATTACATAACACTACTCCTGAGATGGTTGTGTAAATGGAGGTGCTTGTGATGAGTTTCCAATCTCAACTTGGTTTGTTTTACTCTTTTTTCCTTGTCCACCTTTGCTATTTCCTCCTTTTGGAATGGCTCTTTCAGCAGCCCTCTTTCCCTTACAGCTTCTTTTATTGTGCCCCATTGCGCCACACTTATGACAAGTAACAGTTGCCAATTTTCTAGGCAGGACATGTGGATTCTTTGGTTCATCGTTAGACTTGTTTCTCATTTTCTTGGGACGACCTATGGCCCTTCTCATAGCTGGAGGATTCATAGTGGACTCCTCATCCAAAGGCCACAACTGTGGACCATTAGTAGGGTAAATTATATGGGAGTAGCTGTTGTTGAAATTAATCTTCCTGTAAATCACAACAGAtccaatgaaaatcataatagtaGTCAGAATTAGTTCAGAGAACATTAATACACAGATAGTATATCATAATACCTGTAATATTGAGAAACATAGTCTTCAGGTTTTTTCTTGATTTGCCACATACATGTGATCGAATGACTGCAAGGGATTCCAGTTAAATCCCATCCCCTACATGAACACGTCTCTTTCTTCAGATTAACAACATATGTATCCCTTCCATTAGTCACACCATATATCGCCATATCATCGTCACCATGCCATGTGGGTGTCCAATGTTGtgcaatcttcttcttcttttcaagaCTCACCTGTATCTTAGGGCATATGTCACCGTTGTAGCTACTCATGAGTTCCTTTTGCTTAGTTAGCCTCTTTGTAAGGTAGTGTTTAATGCCTTCCAATAAAGTGATGATTGGCTTATCCCTATATTCCAGAATTGCCCTATTGAAAGCCTCACACATGTTGTTTACCTGAAGATCACATTTGGAATATGTTTTGAAGTGAGATCGACTCCAATAAAGTGCAGGGATATCCATCATCTCCTTCCATGCTGATTGTTTCATGTTCTTCATCCTTGCCATTGCCCTTTCCCACTGTGGCACAGTTGTTGCTCTTGCTGCACTCCACATAACCTCTTCCAATTCCCATATAAGTGCTTTGCACAAAGGCGTTGTTCTACATGATCACTCACAGCTTGAATTGCTGGTACCAAACCCTATTATAAAAACAAGACAATTATTAGATGAGAATCAATATATAGCATGTCACCATGAAACAATCAAGATCCATACCTTTTGTTGGTCGGAAATAAAAGCATAAGCTCTTTTGTTTATGGCTTCCAAATCTTCCAATAGAAGTTTGATGAACCAATCCCACGCATCTTTTGTTTCTGCTTCCACAACAGCATAAGCAATAGGAAAAATCCTATTGTTTCCATCCCTCCCAACAGCAGCCATCAATTGCCCTCCAAAATCACCTTTCAAGAAACACACATCCAACCCTATCAATGGCCTACAGTACATTGCAAAACCATACTTTATCGCAGTTTAAGGGTCTAAGGCCACGACTAAAGCTAAACTTAGGGTTCCAGTACCACATACATTTGATATTACAATATCCCTCAGCCttaatcaaattttcaaaatccATGTACGACATGTAGTCCGTATCCCATGTCCAATCCAATTCAGTCACTAAACCATCAACATACCATTTACATGGACTCTCTACAAACTTCCCCCTATGATGAAACCTTATCTTAATGTAGTTGTTTTGAGATGGTCTGAACAAAAAAGAATTTACATTCAGCATACTTAGACAACTGAACAGTGTGATGAAAAATAACGAGTTAAGAGAACATACCTCATACAATACCGAACATCCTCTTTGCATACCGATGATGGGCGAATGGGTGGAATCTTGCTCATGTTGCTCGTTCTGGAAGAGGGCGATGAAAGATGAAACGATGAAATTAGGTCACGAATTTGTGAAGCGGAAGAGGAAGAGAACGATGCTCGTATGAAGCTATGCTGGAGAACGATGAAATTAGGTCACGAACAAGAGGAAGAGAATTGATATGTCGTTAATTCTTTGTGTTTTATAAAAAGAGATGAAATTAGGTCACGAAATTAGGTCACGAAATTAGGTTCTGTTTTTATAAAAAGAGATTTAGCATTTTCAGAATATGTtttgtatttaaaattataaattaaattaatgaaaTTACGTGACATATGTAATTTTAGCCAACTCAGCAATTCCCACTgccacatatgcatttttggagaGGGGCTCTAAAATTGCCAAAAAATTAAATGTTTGGGGATCAAAATAAGGAATTTTGAAAATGGGGGATCAAAAGttcattaaaatgaaaataggggggtcaaaagtgcatttaagcctattattatttaaaaatatttatgttaATATCAAAGTTTAAAATACTACACATTAgtgtaataattataaatatatttatagtaATATAAATATTCCATTTTATTTTGTGTAAATACaatcaattttctttgaaataaatgacCACATTCTTTCATTCGCATCATATTCATATCATATGTACGTATGATCCTCAGTTGTACAGCTGAATGAAAACACTGAATTAATTTACACTAATCTGTAATCCAATCAATATTCATCTCCCAACGTAAAGAAAAAGGAAACAATGGATCTCTCCGCTTCTTTTTCTTCTATCTCTAACAAAACCCCTCCCCGCCATCAACTATCTCTCCATCCAAACTCTCTGCAACTATTCCGATCCCACCGCCGACACTTTATCCGAATCCCACCACCACCATTTTCCCGCCAAAACAACCTCCCACGCTTACATATTCGGGTTTCCAATCATCCTCAAATTGACGGTTTTGTCCTCGAAGACGTTCCGCACCTTACCAATTTCCTTCCCGATTTGCCCGTACGTTTTCCTTTTGAATCTGTTTTTTCATTCCTTTGCTAAATAATTTCCTCTTCTCTTCTTCTAACCATATTGCTGATTTCTGATAGTTACTACATTAATTCCTATTTTGCAGTCATATCCAAACCCATTGCAAAAGCGCCAAGCTTATTCAGTTGTCAAGTAAATCTACTTCTTTgcattttgtttaaaatttgtcTCTGCTTTGAAGCTTGTTAATTGATTTCTATTTTCTTCAACTTCCCAATTTTTTTGTttctataaattattttattataaactttttttctttaaattgttTTAAACTTTCAGGAATACTTTTGTAAGCCCGGAAGATGCAGTTGCACAAACTGTGAGTGGTCTAATCTCTTCCCTTTTTCTGAATTATATTTTCTTTCCCTGATTGATTTTACGCCCTCTTTTAACAATGTTTCATGTTCAGATTGTTGTTCAGAAAGATAGTCCTAGAGGAGTTCATTTTCGCCGTGCTGGACCTCGAGAAAAGGTATAGAACACAGAAAATTCTATGTCCATTTGTAATCTTTAGAAACTGATGGTGCTTTCTAATATTAGATTTACTTCAAGCCGGAAGAAGTACGTGCTTGCATAGTGACTTGTGGAGGATTGTGCCCAGGAATTAATACGGTGATTAGGGAAATTGTATGTGGCTTGAAAAACATGTATGGTGTTGAAGATATACTTGGGATTGAGGTGAGTTTTGTCAAATTACAGTTTTCTGGCTATCTGTTAAAAATGCAATACCCTTTCCTTATTTTTGTTGATTGAAGAATTAATGTAAACTATTTGATTAAATTATAAATAGTTCTGATAAAATTTGGAAAAGTTATATAATTTGACGATTTTTGTGTTTGTTGAAAAGTTAAGACGCCATTTTGTGgtttttaatctatttttttaaaacaaaacattttTAAG encodes:
- the LOC131651717 gene encoding uncharacterized protein At4g04775-like, which produces MDKANPLSTSMMGETLNVESDPFRFKEAMSMSHYSEASSRTKSPSVHGECRCGLDAPLMTSWTDSNPGRRFYGCGMYKIQGYKRCNHFVWYDEELGPRAKEMISTLKQKLKIANLKIDAAKIQEDEMSKKIRNLNMRIMYKHVKDGGIAHDNKIFFYLFITIDNQTR